The Thermosipho melanesiensis BI429 sequence CTATTCCTAAAAAAATTGCTAAATATTTTTTCATAATATCTCTTTCTTTTTAAGATATTAGCAATAGTATTATATAACACCATACAAGATTTTTCAAAAAATATTCCATAAATTTTCCTTACTTGTTGAAACGGCAATTGCACCCGCTGCTAAAATTTTTTTCACTTGATTTTCAGTACTTACAAGTCCTCCGGAAATAATGGGTTGTTCTACACTCTGCTTTATAAACCTTATCATATCTGGTATAAGGCCAGGTAAAACTTCCACAAAATTAGCTTTATGCTTTTTTATCTGCTGAATACCCGTTTCAACAGCTTTTGAGTCTATTAAAAAAATCCTTTGAACTGTCATTAATCCTATTCTGTTTGCAAAAACAATAAGATTGGATCTTGTTGTGATTATTCCATCTGCGCATACAAATTCTTTTACAAGCTTTACACTTGCTTCATCCCTTCCCAGACCATTAATAAGGTCAATATGTACAAAAACTTTTTTTCCATTTTCCTTTAACTTTTGCGTTGCATTTTGTGTATTGAATATATCTCCCTCTAGTAAAAAAACCGAAGACACGGGAATTTGTACAATTTTTTCAACAAATTTTAAATCTCTTATTGCAGGCACTATAGGATATACAAATGGATGCACGTCATTCACTCCATTTCATCGACCTTTTCACTGCTTCTTTCCATTTTCCATATAACTTTTTCCTTTGCTCTTTGTTAATCTTAGGTTCAAATCTCTTATTAAGATTCCACTTTATTTCTTCCTTAGTTTTCCATACACCCGTTGCAAGCCCTGCAAGATATGCTGCCCCCAAAGCAGTTGTTTCAGTAATCTCTGGTCTTTCCACAGGTATTCCAAGAATATCTGCCTGAAACTGCATTAAAAAGTTATTATTGGAAGCCCCGCCATCAACTCTGAGCGTTCCCATTTCAATTCCAGATTCCTTTGCCATTACTTCTAAAACATCTCTTGTCTGATAAGCTATTGATTCCAAAACCGCCCTTACAATATGAGCTCTTGTTGTACCTCTCGTGATTCCGATTAAAAGCCCTCTTGCATACATATCCCAATATGGCGCACCTAATCCTACCATTGCAGGAACAAAGTAAAGCTCCCCTGAATCTGGAACAGAAAATGCTATTTCTTCCGTCTCATAAGCACTCTCAATAATTTTTAGATTATCTCTCAACCACTGTACGGCTGCACCGGCAATAAATATACTTCCCTCCAACGCATAGTCTACTTTATCATCTACTCCCCAAGCTATCGTCGCAAGCAATCCAGAATTTGAGTAATAAGGTTTTTCGCCTGTATTCATCAATATAAAACAACCTGTACCGTACGTATTTTTTATCATTCCCTTATCAAAGCACGTTTGTCCAAAAAGAGAGGCTTGTTGATCTCCCGCATCCCCTGCTATTGGTATTCTC is a genomic window containing:
- a CDS encoding glycerol-3-phosphate responsive antiterminator; protein product: MHPFVYPIVPAIRDLKFVEKIVQIPVSSVFLLEGDIFNTQNATQKLKENGKKVFVHIDLINGLGRDEASVKLVKEFVCADGIITTRSNLIVFANRIGLMTVQRIFLIDSKAVETGIQQIKKHKANFVEVLPGLIPDMIRFIKQSVEQPIISGGLVSTENQVKKILAAGAIAVSTSKENLWNIF
- the glpK gene encoding glycerol kinase GlpK is translated as MVFILALDQGTTSSRAILFDENGQSVFVKNKEYKQIYPKPGWVEHDPFDILNSQIEVAKLAVDTVGYENIAAIGITNQRETTILWNKRTGKPVYNAIVWQCRRTADICERLKEDGYENLIKEKTGLVIDAYFSGTKIKWILDNVPGVREEAEKGNILFGTVDSWLIWNLTGGKVHVIDYSNASRTMLFNINTLKWDEEILEILNIPKSILPTPVPSSMVYGYTEVFGGRIPIAGDAGDQQASLFGQTCFDKGMIKNTYGTGCFILMNTGEKPYYSNSGLLATIAWGVDDKVDYALEGSIFIAGAAVQWLRDNLKIIESAYETEEIAFSVPDSGELYFVPAMVGLGAPYWDMYARGLLIGITRGTTRAHIVRAVLESIAYQTRDVLEVMAKESGIEMGTLRVDGGASNNNFLMQFQADILGIPVERPEITETTALGAAYLAGLATGVWKTKEEIKWNLNKRFEPKINKEQRKKLYGKWKEAVKRSMKWSE